Genomic DNA from Streptomyces venezuelae:
TCCTTCATGCTCGGCGGCGCGGACGACATCGAGATCGTCGGCGAGGCGCGCGACGGCACCGAGGTCGCCCCGCTGGTCGGCCAACTCGAGCCCGACGTCGTCCTGATGGACATCCGCATGCCCACGATGGACGGCCTGGCCGCCACCGAGGCGCTGCGCAGGCGTCCCGACGCCCCCGAAGTCATCGTCCTCACCACGTTCCACGCCGACGAGCAGGTGCTGCGGGCCCTGCGCGCGGGCGCGGCCGGGTTCGTCCTCAAGGACACGGCGCCGGCCGAGATCGTCGCGGCGGTGCGCGCGGTGGCCGCGGGTGAACCCGTGCTCTCGCCGACGGTGACGCAGCAGCTGATCACGCAGGTCACCGGCGTCGACCCGCAGCTCGACCGCAGGCGCCGGGCGTCGGACCGGCTCGCGGCGCTGGGGGAGCGGGAGCGCGAGGTGGCCGTCGCGGTCGGGCGCGGCGGGTCGAACGCGGACATCGCGGCCCAGCTGTTCCTGAGCGTCGCCACGGTCAAGGCCCACGTGTCGCGCATCCTGACGAAGCTGGACCTCAACAACCGCGTGCAGAT
This window encodes:
- a CDS encoding response regulator — encoded protein: MKPIKLLIVDDDPLVRAGLSFMLGGADDIEIVGEARDGTEVAPLVGQLEPDVVLMDIRMPTMDGLAATEALRRRPDAPEVIVLTTFHADEQVLRALRAGAAGFVLKDTAPAEIVAAVRAVAAGEPVLSPTVTQQLITQVTGVDPQLDRRRRASDRLAALGEREREVAVAVGRGGSNADIAAQLFLSVATVKAHVSRILTKLDLNNRVQIALLAHDAGLLDEDG